One Edaphobacter flagellatus genomic region harbors:
- a CDS encoding MerC domain-containing protein — protein sequence MGISTASMAQLRRHTDHAGAMASGICLVHCLMTPVVISLFPGALPYLPGDLRVHRLLAAIILLIGAAAFIPGYRIHRRKALLGLIAIGLLLILCVAWAGNAMSPSVELVLSVSGSLILVAAHLLNRSFCLRCTACEETDVCQTTRMH from the coding sequence ATGGGAATCTCCACCGCATCGATGGCGCAGCTACGCCGTCACACGGACCACGCCGGAGCAATGGCCTCCGGCATCTGCCTCGTTCATTGCCTGATGACACCGGTCGTTATCAGCCTCTTCCCTGGAGCCCTGCCTTATCTCCCTGGAGATCTCCGGGTTCATCGCCTGCTGGCAGCCATCATCCTTTTGATTGGAGCAGCTGCGTTTATTCCCGGCTATCGCATCCACCGACGTAAAGCATTGCTTGGGCTCATCGCGATTGGGTTGCTGCTCATTCTCTGCGTTGCATGGGCAGGCAATGCGATGAGCCCGTCGGTGGAACTGGTATTGAGCGTCTCCGGCTCGCTGATATTGGTGGCAGCGCATCTGCTCAACCGCAGCTTCTGCCTTCGCTGTACGGCCTGCGAAGAAACGGATGTGTGCCAGACGACACGTATGCACTAA
- a CDS encoding acetyl ornithine aminotransferase family protein codes for MSTMTQERTRIATEAEFAQFGPKLKMPLPGPLAKKAVAADEKLISPSYTRGYPLVVKSGRGVRIIDVDGNEFLDFAAGIAVNSTGHCHPEIVKAIQKQAAQLIHMSGTDFYYESMAQLAERLSAVAPMKGPHRFYYGNSGAEAVECALKLARYHTGRQNVIAFLGAFHGRTMGALSLTASKPQQKRRFAPFVPGVHHVPYPYAFRNYRGSAEEQETYALNCARYIEERLFKTILPPEEVAAIIVEPIQGEGGYVVAPDSFLREIRNICDRHGILMIADEVQSGAGRTGKWWAMQHTGVEPDILCSAKGIASGMPLSVCMAKAEVMNWVPGSHASTFGGNPVAIAAALATMDVLEREGIANAAAVGEKMMKRLRSWIGTHRHVGDVRGRGLMIGLELVKDQQTREPFAKLRDRIVDLAFEHGLLILGCGETTIRLCPPLIVNQHEADVALDILEECVASAGNSL; via the coding sequence ATGAGCACCATGACGCAGGAGCGCACACGTATCGCTACCGAAGCTGAGTTTGCCCAGTTCGGTCCGAAGTTGAAGATGCCGCTGCCAGGACCACTGGCGAAGAAGGCCGTAGCTGCAGATGAGAAGCTGATCTCGCCAAGCTATACGCGTGGCTATCCGTTGGTTGTGAAGTCAGGACGTGGTGTGCGAATCATCGACGTCGATGGCAACGAGTTCCTGGACTTCGCTGCGGGAATCGCTGTGAACTCGACGGGGCATTGTCACCCGGAGATCGTCAAAGCGATCCAGAAGCAGGCAGCGCAATTGATCCACATGTCGGGTACGGACTTTTACTACGAGAGCATGGCGCAGCTTGCAGAGCGGTTGTCGGCGGTTGCTCCTATGAAAGGGCCGCATCGTTTTTACTACGGCAACTCAGGTGCCGAGGCCGTGGAGTGCGCACTTAAGCTCGCACGCTACCACACCGGCCGTCAGAACGTGATCGCGTTTCTCGGAGCATTCCATGGACGTACGATGGGTGCGCTGTCGCTGACGGCGTCGAAGCCACAGCAGAAAAGGAGATTTGCTCCGTTCGTCCCTGGTGTTCACCATGTGCCGTACCCGTATGCTTTCCGCAACTATCGCGGCAGCGCCGAGGAGCAGGAAACTTATGCGCTCAATTGTGCGCGTTACATTGAGGAGCGGTTGTTCAAGACGATCCTTCCGCCCGAAGAGGTCGCGGCCATCATTGTTGAACCAATCCAGGGTGAAGGTGGATACGTGGTTGCTCCAGATAGCTTTCTGCGCGAGATTCGCAATATCTGCGACCGCCACGGAATCCTGATGATCGCTGACGAAGTGCAGTCCGGCGCAGGACGTACCGGTAAGTGGTGGGCGATGCAGCATACTGGCGTCGAGCCCGACATCCTCTGCAGTGCGAAGGGTATTGCCAGCGGTATGCCGCTAAGTGTCTGCATGGCTAAGGCCGAGGTCATGAACTGGGTGCCGGGTTCGCATGCTTCAACCTTTGGCGGAAATCCTGTTGCCATTGCTGCTGCGTTGGCAACGATGGACGTGCTCGAGCGCGAAGGCATCGCCAACGCGGCTGCCGTCGGAGAAAAAATGATGAAGCGCCTACGTTCGTGGATTGGCACGCATCGTCATGTCGGCGATGTGCGCGGGCGCGGATTGATGATCGGCCTCGAGCTGGTCAAAGATCAGCAGACACGCGAGCCCTTTGCCAAGCTGCGCGATCGCATCGTCGATCTTGCGTTTGAACATGGCTTGCTGATTCTCGGTTGCGGAGAGACCACGATACGCCTGTGTCCGCCACTGATCGTGAATCAGCATGAAGCGGATGTGGCACTCGACATCTTAGAAGAGTGCGTCGCTTCGGCCGGTAACTCGCTTTAG
- a CDS encoding DMT family transporter, giving the protein MNRRDLLQLLLLSAVWGASFILIEITGRSFPPVWVAFLRLSFGAAFLWTVLWMRKRMLPPRRLIVTLLLVAFFNNAAPFCLFALGERTVPSGIAAVLNATTPIWTLLLTLAVQGTRTGRYTIAGVLLGFAGVVTVVLSHGRDAHAAVTRGQFFLGVAFIAIASLGYAIATVIAKARLKGLDPIGLATTQLSLAWLMILPVALFGTHPTAIQPSSVAASVLLGLAGSGLAYLLYYDLLSRISSTHVTAVTYLLPIWGLFWGYVAHEPILWTVYIGVAIVIAGLVLMNKSSAAAPALPRTAVPAEDSVACDAG; this is encoded by the coding sequence ATGAACCGGCGTGACCTGCTTCAGCTTCTTCTCCTCTCCGCAGTTTGGGGAGCATCGTTCATTCTTATTGAGATTACCGGGCGCAGCTTTCCTCCAGTCTGGGTTGCGTTTCTGCGCCTTAGCTTTGGAGCGGCGTTTCTATGGACTGTTCTCTGGATGCGCAAGCGTATGTTGCCGCCTCGCCGCCTTATCGTTACCCTGCTGCTGGTTGCATTCTTCAACAATGCCGCGCCCTTCTGTCTCTTCGCTCTGGGAGAGCGCACTGTCCCCAGCGGCATCGCAGCCGTGCTTAACGCGACAACGCCGATCTGGACTCTGCTGCTGACGCTTGCCGTTCAGGGCACACGCACAGGCCGCTACACCATCGCGGGCGTTCTGCTCGGTTTTGCCGGAGTGGTCACCGTGGTTCTCAGCCATGGACGCGACGCACATGCTGCTGTTACGCGTGGACAGTTCTTTCTTGGAGTCGCCTTTATCGCAATCGCGAGCCTTGGCTATGCCATTGCCACCGTTATCGCCAAAGCACGGCTGAAAGGGCTCGATCCAATTGGTCTTGCGACAACGCAGCTTTCGCTGGCATGGCTGATGATCCTGCCGGTTGCCCTCTTCGGCACACATCCGACGGCTATACAGCCCAGCTCTGTCGCCGCATCCGTGCTGCTTGGACTGGCAGGCAGCGGCCTTGCCTACCTGCTTTATTACGACCTGCTAAGCCGCATCTCCTCAACGCACGTCACTGCCGTGACCTACCTTCTGCCAATTTGGGGATTGTTCTGGGGATACGTCGCGCATGAGCCTATCCTGTGGACGGTATATATCGGTGTGGCAATCGTCATCGCCGGACTGGTGTTGATGAACAAATCATCCGCAGCTGCTCCGGCGCTCCCCAGGACCGCTGTGCCGGCAGAAGACTCCGTTGCCTGCGACGCGGGGTAG
- the cysS gene encoding cysteine--tRNA ligase gives MELFNTLGGKVETLEPVGAPELRMYCCGPTVYDYGHIGNFRTFLHVDVLRRFMRQQGVPVKYVMNITDVDDKIIRNAAAAGKPIAEYTAKYEKAFFEDSDALGIERSEIVAHATSCIPDMVELIEKLAARDIAYKAEDGSWYFRIARFPEYGKLSRKDFEGIEDGARVDIDEYEKDAARDFALWKACKPGEQSWNTALGCGRPGWHIECSAMAMKFLGESIDLHCGGEDLMFPHHENEIAQSESASEKPFARHWMHVRFLLVEGRKMSKSEGNFYTLRDLLLKGYRASAIRFLLISVPYRHQMNFTFDSLTESTNAIERLRTFHQRMLKGPWPESAQQKPGEIEDSLTQQIDEARLKYTAALANDLNTAEARAAIFDMVRVVNSAADAGTLTKKNVDEVLKVLALFDGVFAVLKDNDAEITRSALAWAEAEGRMADVAPELMTNFALSDAEIDTLVAERTQAKKTRNFARADAIRNELLAKGVLIEDSKDGVRWRRK, from the coding sequence ATGGAACTCTTTAATACCCTGGGCGGTAAGGTTGAGACGCTGGAGCCTGTCGGCGCGCCCGAACTGCGAATGTATTGTTGTGGCCCGACGGTGTACGACTACGGGCATATCGGGAACTTCAGGACCTTCCTCCATGTCGATGTGCTTCGCCGCTTCATGCGCCAGCAGGGCGTCCCCGTGAAGTACGTGATGAATATCACGGACGTCGACGACAAGATTATTCGCAACGCCGCGGCAGCAGGAAAGCCGATCGCCGAGTACACCGCCAAGTACGAGAAGGCCTTCTTTGAAGATTCCGACGCGCTGGGAATCGAGCGCTCGGAGATTGTGGCTCACGCGACAAGCTGCATCCCCGACATGGTCGAGCTGATCGAAAAGCTTGCTGCGCGCGATATCGCGTATAAGGCCGAAGACGGCAGCTGGTATTTCCGCATCGCCCGTTTTCCTGAGTACGGCAAGCTCTCGCGCAAGGACTTCGAAGGGATCGAAGACGGAGCTCGTGTCGATATCGACGAGTACGAGAAAGACGCCGCACGCGATTTTGCTCTCTGGAAGGCCTGTAAGCCGGGGGAGCAGAGCTGGAACACGGCGCTGGGCTGTGGTCGTCCTGGCTGGCATATCGAATGCTCGGCGATGGCGATGAAGTTTCTCGGCGAGTCGATCGACCTCCATTGCGGTGGGGAAGACCTGATGTTTCCGCATCACGAGAACGAGATCGCGCAGTCGGAGTCGGCGAGTGAGAAGCCCTTCGCCCGCCATTGGATGCATGTGCGCTTCCTGCTGGTGGAAGGGCGCAAGATGTCGAAGTCCGAAGGGAACTTCTACACGCTACGCGATCTGCTGCTGAAGGGTTATCGCGCCTCGGCGATCCGCTTCCTGCTGATCTCGGTTCCGTATCGTCATCAGATGAATTTTACGTTCGATTCGCTGACGGAATCGACGAATGCGATTGAGCGTCTGAGGACGTTCCATCAGCGCATGTTGAAGGGGCCTTGGCCTGAGAGTGCGCAACAGAAGCCGGGCGAGATCGAAGACAGTCTGACGCAGCAGATCGACGAAGCGCGGCTCAAATACACGGCTGCGCTTGCCAACGATCTGAATACGGCTGAGGCGCGCGCGGCGATCTTCGATATGGTTCGCGTGGTCAACAGCGCTGCGGATGCGGGTACGCTGACGAAGAAGAATGTCGATGAAGTGCTGAAGGTGCTTGCGTTGTTCGACGGTGTCTTCGCTGTGCTCAAAGACAACGACGCTGAGATCACCCGGTCAGCACTGGCATGGGCCGAAGCCGAAGGCCGCATGGCCGATGTCGCGCCTGAGCTGATGACCAACTTCGCGCTTTCCGATGCGGAGATCGACACTCTGGTGGCGGAACGCACGCAGGCCAAGAAGACGCGCAACTTTGCTCGTGCCGATGCGATCCGCAATGAGCTGCTCGCCAAAGGCGTCCTGATCGAAGACTCAAAAGACGGAGTGCGCTGGCGCCGCAAGTAA
- a CDS encoding tRNA (adenosine(37)-N6)-threonylcarbamoyltransferase complex transferase subunit TsaD, with product MRDAGHDGKGKGLILGIESSCDETAAAVVRGGTEALSNVVASQMNLHANYGGVVPELASREHLKNIVPVVREAMSRAGVGFGDLDAVAVTEGPGLAGALLVGITYAKALTFGFNKPLIGVNHLEGHIHAVLMEASQRVGKSAQDGGPLLALVVSGGHTHLYLAEQREQGAWRYRNVGRTVDDAAGEAYDKVAKLLGLGYPGGPWIDALAKRGNPLAVPFRFAQIKPRIHRDGMVPKNKKAPAKVDGPTFDFSFSGIKTAVLRYIETQGMRERIAERRSMLADHPEWKPGSDEAAAWCDAQTLDLIASFQHAVVGNLLRQTFAAAETFGVRSIVVSGGVAANSELRRRFQAEGDKRGLPVAFPSLALSTDNAAMIAAAAWPKLVAGEFASDDLGPAPQLRLGGV from the coding sequence ATGCGCGATGCGGGCCATGATGGCAAGGGCAAAGGCCTGATTCTGGGCATTGAGAGCTCGTGCGATGAGACCGCCGCTGCTGTGGTGCGTGGCGGGACGGAGGCGCTGTCGAATGTTGTTGCGTCGCAGATGAACCTGCATGCGAACTATGGCGGCGTGGTGCCCGAGCTGGCTTCGCGGGAACATCTGAAAAATATAGTTCCCGTTGTCCGCGAAGCCATGAGCCGTGCGGGCGTTGGTTTCGGCGATCTGGATGCTGTGGCCGTTACGGAGGGCCCAGGTCTTGCCGGAGCGCTGCTGGTCGGCATCACGTATGCCAAGGCACTTACCTTTGGATTCAATAAGCCGCTGATCGGGGTAAACCATCTGGAAGGGCACATCCATGCGGTTCTGATGGAAGCAAGTCAGCGAGTTGGCAAGTCAGCTCAGGACGGCGGCCCGCTGCTGGCGTTGGTCGTTTCGGGCGGTCACACGCATCTCTATCTGGCGGAGCAGCGCGAGCAGGGAGCATGGCGTTATCGCAACGTTGGTCGTACCGTGGACGATGCTGCTGGCGAAGCATACGACAAGGTGGCGAAGCTGCTTGGGCTGGGGTATCCCGGCGGCCCATGGATCGATGCACTGGCAAAGCGTGGCAATCCGCTGGCTGTGCCGTTCCGGTTTGCGCAGATCAAGCCTCGCATCCATCGTGATGGAATGGTGCCGAAGAATAAGAAGGCTCCCGCAAAGGTGGATGGGCCAACCTTCGACTTTTCCTTCAGCGGTATTAAGACGGCTGTGCTGCGCTACATCGAGACGCAGGGCATGCGCGAACGTATCGCCGAACGAAGATCGATGTTGGCCGATCATCCGGAGTGGAAGCCGGGCTCTGACGAGGCGGCTGCATGGTGCGATGCGCAGACACTGGATCTGATTGCGTCGTTCCAGCATGCAGTGGTCGGCAACCTGCTTCGCCAGACCTTCGCTGCTGCGGAGACATTCGGAGTACGAAGTATCGTGGTTTCAGGTGGTGTGGCCGCCAACAGCGAGCTTCGCCGTCGTTTTCAGGCAGAAGGCGATAAACGTGGGCTGCCGGTAGCGTTTCCTTCGCTGGCGCTCTCGACCGACAATGCCGCAATGATCGCTGCTGCGGCATGGCCGAAGCTGGTGGCAGGTGAATTTGCCTCCGACGATCTTGGGCCTGCTCCGCAGCTCCGGCTGGGTGGCGTTTAG